The following nucleotide sequence is from Scheffersomyces stipitis CBS 6054 chromosome 4, complete sequence.
TCTGTTAAAAAGTTAATATTGGAGATAGCACCGACAACTGCAACGGGGATAGCCCAGAAAATAATCATTAAAGTCAAGACAGTATTGGCAACAACTTTTTTAGCCCATCTGGACTTCTTGGTTAAAGGTAAGTTTTCCCAAATAATGTCACTGGGAGCTAATCCGCTAAATCTTCTAACACCCTTCAAGTCCTTATTGAATGGAACGGCTTGGTAGGCCAATTGCAAGTCTAATTGAGTTGGAAACTCGATGAAGACAGATGGAACCTGTTTGTTTTCCTTGAAATTTTCTTGCTGCTCTTTAATCGACGTGTTCAATTCACCAAGTCTCTCGACACCATAGTTCAATGTATCGACCTTCTTACcgatcaagaacttcaaccTATGAGTTGGcctcttctttccatcctTCAAGTatttatcaatttcatcGGCAGGCTCTGGTGTTggctttttcttcttgattgcctTGTTCCTCATCTTGACAGCCTTAATGATGACCTTGTTGGCAGCCCCTTCGTATTTACCAGCTAACTTGGTACGTTCCTTTACATCTTTTTCTAACTTTTTATAGTCTCTAGCATACCATATAGTCTTAGCTGGTGGAAAATACGAACGCAATGTCTCCTCTTCGTAAAGACTTTCAGGAATTTCTGTGAGGAGAagagttcttgatgaaagTAGAGAATCATACAATGGAGTAGTTTGTACAGCGTGTCTAAATGTAGTGTAGTAGACAATTTCACGGTAGATCAAGAAGAGGACGGAGCCAAAAAAAATCCAGGAAACAAAAATGTGGGCCAAAAATCTCCATTTGTTGTTGACGTTGGAGTATGAGATGGCATTGAAACCCTTTTGGCCATTACTGTTGGTGGCATTGACAGGGAACAAGATTGGCCAAGTGATGAAACATCCCAAGATACAAATCAAACCAaactcaagaagaaaacggATAAAGAAGTAGCCATCAATACCGGCTTGTTGGATGAGGTAGGACTCggatttcttcaaaacatGGGGAGCCCAGGAAAATAAGCCCGTCGGAGTGGACTCGGTTTGCAAATCTTTTGGGACGGTCTCGATGATGGAACGAGGTTCATAGActctcttctgcttcttACGGATGGCAATGAAGAGAAGTATAAACACAGCTGCGATGACCGCAGTGGGGATCAATGCCGCCAAAAACTGGGATACCGAGCTATCGGAACTGGTGCTACTGTCAGACATGGTAAACGTGACGATGTTTGGCTGACGAAGCGGTAAAATACAGCAAATACTACAGATAGATGAAAGAATAAGAAGGAACAGGGAAAAACTTGGGTTTATATTTATCTACTGGTAAGTGGAAGGCAATTGGAACTGAAATTCCAAATACCTGGCTTATTCGCACTCATGTAATGATTTTAATCTTTTGTTTTGATTTAACGTTtagatttttttttgtgCGAGGGGCAGCGAAGAATTTAGTCAACTAATTGATTTTGTAGTGACCTCATTTGTCGCGCCCAACTAGGGAAGAAGAGATAAGTGCTGGTTGTTGGGTGGAAAAGCGTTGTTCACTATGCAAACCATTTCACACCCGTTACAATTTCACATATCCATACTTCACCTCTCAAACCATGTACGACAATCTGCAGCAGAGGCTGTGCCTTGTCCTGAAACTTGGTTAGTTGCATAGTACCACATACCAAACGTTGTTAAGGAATatccatttcttgtttACATTCTGCGCCGTAGTGATAGTATTACGGTTAGGGTCCCTTTTCCGTGCTCGCGCACACAATGCTACTTTATTTTATTGTATTGTCATGGCAGCGGTAATCATCATCTAGTCGATGCAAGGTCGCGTCAAGTTGCTGATGCTGTCATGTGAAACTCGGTTCCAACTGAAATTCTGGCTCTCAGCCAGCGGAACCCTTCTAGAATTGAAATACCATTTATTATCAGAAACGGGAAGTAGtagttgaaaatttcagtGCCCCATGTGTCCTAATTGGCTGAATTTGTAGGAATGAGAGGTAGAATGCGCTTCGGATACGCATTGCCTATTTTGATCTTCTCCTACAGTATTGTTTCACACCTAAGATCAGGAACTGTACTGCTGCTACTGATACCTGCAGAAAAAATACGTCAATGAATTTGAGGATTATGTAGCCTCTTCAACACTACAAGCAAGCTTACTTTCTTACACGGCAAGCCTATTGTTGACTGCTAGATAGTTGAAACCAAATTAAGTAGGTAAAACGTACGAAAACAGACTTCGTGTTTTCTGTCAACATTATTCTCTTGTTCCTTGAAGGTGGAAGGAAAATTGTGTTCTTTTTGGGAAATATTTGAGaattgattgcaaaattatctAGTTTATCTATAAAGGGAAGCTATCAACTTTTTATTACGCTAAACAATAGacaaaagaaggaaagtACGAGAAGAAACTATAATTCAATTATAACTATAAAACTGCGTCCAAAAATTCAGAAAAATGTACTGCTTATTTCATTCCATCCTTCTAATAATCTACTATCGCTCGAAGCAGTTCAAAAATGAGATACTCAACGTTAACTTGCTTGGCACTTATCTCAACGATTCTCAATGGATTTCCCATTTCAGGAGATATGGGTGGTAAAAATGCACGAGGTAGCTACTCAGAAGGGAAGGATTTCTTTGACCCTAATCCTGGAGCAAACGGTGAGCCACCAGTGAATACCATTAAGGTACTGACATTGGACGGAGTATTGTCGAAGTATGGTTATCTCTTGGAGagtgaaaatgaagaacaattTCTATTCCACATAATTGAAGACAACTCGTTCCTTGTAAGAGCTCATGCTGCTGTAGTTGGGAAACCCACCACCGGTCCAAACTCACCTGTCCAAAATTTGGACGACATTACCAAAAGAGGAATCTTtcggaagaagaaaaagaacaataaGCAAGCGAATCAAGAAAAGCAAGTAGCTGGCAAGGCTAATGAAAAAAGATTTGACTGGGTACATTTCACatatgaagatgaagaagtcaccCGTTATCCCCATATTCCAATTAGCGCTTGTCAATCTCAAGAATTTGGACAGGAAGGATCAATATCCTTTT
It contains:
- a CDS encoding predicted protein, encoding MRYSTLTCLALISTILNGFPISGDMGGKNARGSYSEGKDFFDPNPGANGEPPVNTIKVSTLDGVLSKYGYLLESENEEQFLFHIIEDNSFLVRAHAAVVGKPTTGPNSPVQNLDDITKRGIFRKKKKNNKQANQEKQVAGKANEKRFDWVHFTYEDEEVTRYPHIPISACQSQEFGQEGSISFSYAFSSTLHSKHNFDVTFSITYMIFSVALGMKMSVELTSTREVSGTTTCNLKAGQVGQIWASPVYASAKPKTRLLQWRSDTQEFLTLSEFKVYERLFALMEHSILEIECVTSDIARLECTKRPGDPYMSSLL